The Oceanithermus desulfurans genome includes the window GCAAGGAGGAAACCATGGCCAAAGGTGTATTCGAACGAACCAAGCCCCACGTCAACGTGGGCACCATCGGTCACGTCGACCACGGCAAGACCACCCTCACCGCGGCGATCACCTTCGCCGCCGCCGCCGCCAACCCCAACGTCGAGGTGGCCAGCTACGACGAGATCGACAAGGCCCCCGAGGAGAAGGCCCGCGGCATCACCATCAACACCGCCCACGTGGAGTACGAGACCGAGAAGCGCCACTACTCCCACGTCGACTGCCCCGGCCACGCCGACTACGTCAAGAACATGATCACCGGCGCGGCCCAGATGGACGGCGCCATCCTCGTCGTCTCCGCCGCCGACGGCCCCATGCCCCAGACCCGCGAGCACATCCTGCTGGCCCGTCAGGTGGGCGTCCCCTACATCGTCGTCTTCATGAACAAGACCGACATGGTCGACGACCCCGAGCTCCTCGAGCTCGTCGAGATGGAGGTGCGCGAGCTCCTCAGCGACTACGAGTTCCCCGGTGACGACGTCCCCGTCATCGCCGGCTCCGCCCTCAAGGCCCTCGAGGCGCTGCAGGCCAACCCGAACACCCAGCGCGGCGAGAACGAGTGGGTCGACAAGATCTGGGAGCTCCTCGACGCCATCGACGAGTACATCCCCACCCCCGAGCGCGACGTCGACAAGCCCTTCCTGATGCCGGTCGAGGACGTCTTCACCATCACCGGTCGCGGCACCGTCGCCACCGGCCGCGTCGAGCGCGGCAAGATCACCGTGGGCGAGGAGGTCGAGATCGTCGGCCTGCGCCCCACCCACAAGACCGTCGTCACCGGCCTGGAGATGCACCGCAAGATCCTCCAGGAGGCCATCGCCGGCGACAACGTCGGCGCCCTCTTGCGCGGCGTCGCCCGCGACGAGATCGAGCGCGGCCAGGTCATCGCCAAGCCCGGCTCCATCACCCCCCACACCAAGTTCGAGGCCTCGGTCTACATCCTCAAGAAGGAGGAGGGCGGCCGCCACA containing:
- the tuf gene encoding elongation factor Tu translates to MAKGVFERTKPHVNVGTIGHVDHGKTTLTAAITFAAAAANPNVEVASYDEIDKAPEEKARGITINTAHVEYETEKRHYSHVDCPGHADYVKNMITGAAQMDGAILVVSAADGPMPQTREHILLARQVGVPYIVVFMNKTDMVDDPELLELVEMEVRELLSDYEFPGDDVPVIAGSALKALEALQANPNTQRGENEWVDKIWELLDAIDEYIPTPERDVDKPFLMPVEDVFTITGRGTVATGRVERGKITVGEEVEIVGLRPTHKTVVTGLEMHRKILQEAIAGDNVGALLRGVARDEIERGQVIAKPGSITPHTKFEASVYILKKEEGGRHTGFFTGYRPQFYFRTTDVTGVVTLPEGVEMVMPGDNVEFTVELIKPIALEEGLRFAIREGGRTVGAGVVTKILE